A single window of Streptomyces xanthii DNA harbors:
- a CDS encoding MASE1 domain-containing protein: protein MVVTRRLLPPVEAALKLLVVAACYYVAGRIGLLSQVVVEGVVVTPIWPPTGVAVAALLMFGVQVWPGIALGSFLVIASIVTPQMTTLVNVAGNTLAPLCAYYCLRRIGFRLDISRLRDGLALVFLGGLGAMLISATIGVGVQAVNGDLDRGEFWAVWLSWWVGDAMGVLLVTPLLLLLVGVGRAPWGRRWLEAACLAVAALVIVPLGALGETSLLFLVFPLLIWAALRFQLAGSTLCALFSSVLTTYAANTGKGAFLNLSKVEIMVKLQAFNGATALTALLLSALVTEQIATRRSVQSACDELAEVLDHLAAGEMPPEVPPRHLPDPSRAEGDPA, encoded by the coding sequence GTGGTGGTGACTCGGCGACTGCTGCCGCCCGTGGAGGCGGCCCTCAAGCTCCTGGTCGTGGCCGCCTGCTACTACGTGGCCGGCCGCATCGGTCTGCTGAGCCAGGTCGTCGTCGAGGGCGTCGTCGTCACCCCCATCTGGCCCCCGACCGGCGTCGCCGTCGCGGCCCTGCTCATGTTCGGCGTACAGGTGTGGCCGGGGATCGCCCTCGGCTCCTTCCTCGTCATCGCCTCCATCGTCACCCCGCAGATGACCACGCTCGTCAACGTCGCGGGCAACACCCTCGCCCCCTTGTGCGCCTACTACTGCCTGCGCAGGATCGGCTTCCGGCTCGACATCTCACGGCTGCGCGACGGGCTCGCCCTGGTCTTCCTGGGCGGGCTCGGCGCCATGCTGATCAGCGCGACGATCGGCGTCGGCGTCCAGGCCGTCAATGGAGACCTGGACCGGGGCGAGTTCTGGGCCGTCTGGCTGTCCTGGTGGGTCGGCGACGCGATGGGCGTCCTCCTGGTCACCCCGCTGCTGCTCCTCCTCGTGGGCGTCGGCCGCGCCCCGTGGGGCCGCCGCTGGCTGGAGGCCGCCTGCCTGGCCGTGGCCGCGCTCGTCATCGTGCCGCTCGGCGCGCTCGGCGAGACGAGCCTGCTCTTCCTCGTCTTCCCGCTGCTGATCTGGGCGGCCCTCCGCTTCCAGCTGGCCGGCAGCACGCTGTGCGCGCTGTTCTCCTCCGTCCTGACCACGTACGCCGCGAACACCGGCAAGGGGGCCTTCCTCAATCTGTCCAAGGTCGAGATCATGGTGAAGCTGCAGGCGTTCAACGGCGCCACCGCCCTGACCGCCCTGCTGCTCTCGGCGCTCGTCACCGAACAGATCGCGACCCGCCGCTCGGTGCAGAGCGCCTGCGACGAACTCGCCGAGGTCCTGGACCATCTGGCCGCGGGCGAGATGCCGCCGGAGGTGCCGCCCCGGCACCTGCCGGACCCGTCACGGGCCGAAGGAGACCCCGCATGA
- a CDS encoding MFS transporter, which translates to MAGMDVRLSSARGRWILACVVLASGMAMLDGTVVNVALPKMGRDLDASLSTLQWVVNAYMLTLSALLLWGGALGDRIGRRRTLVLGVAWFAVASALCGLAPDEGTLIAARALQGVGGALLTPGSLALVRAVYHPDDQARAVGAWSGLTGVAGALGPFLGGWLIDGPGWRWIFLINVPLAAVVLAIALRHVPESRDPAAADTPFDQLGAALAALCLAGVSYALIGASGGVPAGGTALAAVLGVAAGVAFVLVERRRAAPMLPPSLFRSRLFSATNGMTLCLYAGIGGILFLLPVQLQVALGYNALEAGVATLPITVLMLLLSARSGDLARRVGPTVPLVTGPLVAAAGVLLMLRIHPGSSYAADVLPAVGVLGLGMATFVAPLTATVLASVEPERAGLASGVNNTAARVAQLLVVAALPLAVGLSGEAYTRPDAVNTSFHRAAYGCAGLFVLSAVLAAVFVRPRTVRPRLAEAPRPQCRAHLGVTAPALEPGEDARRH; encoded by the coding sequence ATGGCGGGCATGGATGTAAGGCTGTCCTCGGCGCGCGGGCGCTGGATCCTCGCGTGCGTCGTGCTCGCCTCCGGCATGGCCATGCTCGACGGAACCGTCGTGAACGTCGCACTGCCCAAGATGGGCCGCGACCTCGACGCCTCCCTCTCCACCCTCCAGTGGGTCGTCAACGCCTACATGCTGACGCTGTCCGCGCTGCTCCTGTGGGGCGGAGCCCTCGGCGACCGGATCGGGCGGCGGCGCACCCTCGTCCTCGGCGTCGCCTGGTTCGCCGTCGCCTCCGCGCTGTGCGGCCTCGCCCCCGACGAGGGGACGCTCATCGCGGCCCGGGCTTTGCAAGGCGTCGGCGGCGCCCTCCTCACCCCGGGCTCACTGGCCCTCGTACGAGCCGTGTACCACCCCGACGACCAGGCGCGGGCGGTCGGCGCGTGGTCGGGTCTGACCGGGGTCGCCGGCGCGCTGGGGCCCTTCCTCGGCGGCTGGCTCATCGACGGGCCCGGCTGGCGCTGGATCTTCCTCATCAACGTGCCGCTCGCCGCCGTCGTCCTCGCCATCGCCCTGCGCCACGTGCCCGAGAGTCGCGACCCGGCCGCGGCCGACACCCCCTTCGACCAGCTAGGAGCGGCCCTCGCCGCGCTCTGTCTCGCCGGTGTCAGCTACGCCCTGATCGGCGCGTCCGGCGGTGTCCCGGCCGGCGGCACCGCGCTCGCGGCGGTGCTCGGTGTCGCGGCCGGAGTCGCCTTCGTCCTCGTCGAGCGGCGCAGGGCCGCGCCGATGCTGCCGCCGTCCCTGTTCCGCTCCCGCCTCTTCAGCGCCACCAACGGCATGACCCTCTGCCTCTACGCCGGTATCGGCGGCATCCTGTTCCTGCTGCCCGTGCAGCTCCAGGTGGCCCTCGGCTACAACGCGCTGGAGGCCGGGGTGGCGACCCTGCCGATCACCGTCCTGATGCTGCTCCTCTCCGCCCGCTCGGGCGACCTCGCCCGCCGCGTCGGCCCGACCGTCCCCCTCGTGACCGGACCGCTCGTGGCCGCGGCCGGCGTCCTGCTCATGCTGCGGATCCACCCCGGCTCCTCGTACGCGGCCGACGTGCTGCCCGCGGTCGGCGTGCTCGGTCTCGGCATGGCCACGTTCGTGGCACCGCTGACCGCGACCGTCCTGGCCTCCGTGGAACCCGAGCGCGCCGGGCTCGCCAGCGGGGTCAACAACACCGCGGCCCGCGTCGCGCAACTGCTCGTCGTCGCCGCGCTGCCGCTCGCCGTGGGACTGTCCGGCGAGGCGTACACCCGGCCCGACGCCGTGAACACGTCCTTCCACCGCGCCGCGTACGGCTGTGCGGGCCTGTTCGTCCTGAGCGCCGTGCTGGCAGCGGTCTTCGTCCGTCCCCGGACGGTGCGCCCGCGCCTGGCCGAGGCGCCGCGTCCCCAGTGCCGCGCCCACCTGGGCGTCACGGCCCCCGCGCTGGAGCCCGGCGAGGACGCCCGGCGTCACTGA
- a CDS encoding VOC family protein gives MSIRRMDNVLIVVEDLDAVIAFFVELGMELEGRFPLEGRWAERVIGVDDVRQDVAMLRVPGAPGRVELARFHRPAPVVPEPQAAPSNTLGLRRIMFAVDDLHDTVARLRPHGAELVGTIERFEDTFLLAYVRGPEGIIVGLAEDLA, from the coding sequence ATGAGCATCCGGCGGATGGACAACGTCCTGATCGTCGTCGAGGACCTCGACGCCGTCATCGCGTTCTTCGTCGAACTCGGCATGGAACTGGAGGGCCGGTTCCCGCTCGAAGGGCGCTGGGCCGAGCGTGTCATCGGCGTCGACGACGTGCGCCAGGACGTCGCCATGCTGCGCGTCCCGGGCGCCCCCGGACGGGTCGAGCTCGCCCGGTTCCACCGCCCCGCCCCCGTCGTCCCGGAACCGCAGGCCGCCCCGTCGAACACCCTGGGCCTGCGCCGGATCATGTTCGCCGTCGACGACCTCCACGACACCGTCGCCCGCCTGCGCCCCCACGGCGCCGAACTCGTCGGCACGATCGAGCGCTTCGAGGACACCTTCCTGCTCGCCTACGTGCGCGGTCCCGAGGGCATCATCGTGGGCCTCGCCGAAGACCTGGCCTGA